A single Pseudodesulfovibrio aespoeensis Aspo-2 DNA region contains:
- a CDS encoding elongator complex protein 3, with protein MVRQIEFTHPEPPPLTGRVWPVFLPFAGCPHRCLFCAQDKQTGHAPASRDQADLQAVFDTLAQDLESALDAGRAPCELAFYGGTFSALPAPWPETFLALAARYRERGLITRVRCSTRPDCVAPETLAALRALGLDMVELGIQSFDDRALAASGRGYTGKTALRGCESVREAGLALGIQLLPGLPGDHPGLFQHDAALAADLAPEIARLYPCLVVRSTPLATLWERGQYTPWSLDQAKAELAAALTLLWARSVRVIRLGLAPEDTLEANILAGPWHPALGQSVRGLALLSLVRDAVRRLGRSPSRLDVPRRHQGELLGHSRELAAHYQALGLDRATIRYVDTPYFVLT; from the coding sequence GTGGTCCGGCAGATCGAATTCACGCACCCGGAACCGCCACCCCTGACAGGCCGCGTCTGGCCGGTCTTCCTGCCCTTTGCCGGATGCCCGCACCGTTGTCTGTTTTGCGCCCAGGACAAGCAGACCGGCCACGCTCCTGCCAGTCGAGATCAGGCCGATCTCCAGGCCGTTTTCGACACCCTGGCCCAAGACCTCGAATCCGCCCTGGACGCCGGACGCGCCCCCTGCGAGCTGGCCTTCTACGGCGGCACCTTCTCCGCCCTGCCCGCGCCGTGGCCCGAAACCTTCCTGGCCCTGGCCGCGCGCTATCGCGAGCGGGGATTGATCACCCGCGTCCGCTGCTCCACCCGGCCCGATTGCGTGGCCCCGGAAACCCTGGCCGCCCTGCGCGCTCTGGGTCTCGACATGGTGGAGCTTGGCATCCAGTCCTTTGATGACCGCGCCCTGGCCGCCTCAGGCCGGGGCTACACCGGCAAAACCGCCCTGCGCGGCTGCGAGTCTGTGCGCGAGGCCGGGCTGGCCCTGGGCATCCAACTGCTGCCCGGATTGCCCGGCGACCATCCCGGACTCTTCCAACACGATGCCGCCCTGGCCGCCGACCTCGCCCCGGAGATCGCCCGGCTCTATCCCTGTCTCGTGGTGCGCTCCACCCCCCTGGCAACCCTGTGGGAGCGCGGCCAATACACCCCGTGGTCCCTGGATCAGGCCAAAGCCGAACTCGCCGCCGCCCTGACCCTGCTCTGGGCGCGCTCCGTGCGCGTCATCCGCCTCGGCCTCGCCCCGGAAGACACCCTGGAAGCCAACATCCTGGCCGGTCCCTGGCACCCGGCCCTGGGCCAGTCCGTGCGCGGCCTCGCCCTCCTGTCCCTGGTCCGGGACGCCGTCCGTCGCCTGGGCCGGTCCCCCTCACGCCTCGACGTCCCCCGCCGCCACCAGGGAGAACTGCTCGGCCACAGTCGCGAACTCGCCGCGCACTACCAAGCTCTCGGCCTGGACCGCGCCACCATCCGCTACGTCGATACCCCCTATTTCGTCCTGACCTGA
- a CDS encoding radical SAM protein encodes MDYQGTIIRPPSEADSILLQVTLGCSHGKCAFCGAYQGKRFGIKDRETVVRDIAFAARHCRRQRRVFLCDGDAMILPQPRLLEILADIRRELPWVTRVGTYASAKSLRSKSDAQLAELRAMGLGIVYMGLESGDDMVLAAMGKNGNSATIVEQGRRARQAGFKLNVTVINGLGGVEGSLAHARATATALNAMDPDQIGALSLMLVPGTPLHARHARGEFVLPDAHGMLAEIREMLAGLHLTRGLFLANHASNYLPLKVRLPSGKDAALGEIDAALAGMRRLRGEGVRRL; translated from the coding sequence ATGGACTATCAGGGAACCATCATCCGACCGCCCAGCGAGGCGGACAGCATCCTGCTCCAGGTGACGCTGGGCTGCTCCCACGGCAAGTGCGCCTTTTGCGGGGCCTATCAGGGCAAGCGGTTCGGCATCAAGGACCGGGAGACCGTGGTCCGCGACATCGCCTTTGCCGCACGCCACTGCCGCCGCCAGCGCCGCGTCTTCCTGTGCGACGGCGACGCCATGATCCTCCCGCAGCCGCGTCTGCTCGAAATCCTGGCCGACATCCGGCGCGAGCTGCCCTGGGTCACGCGCGTCGGCACCTATGCCAGCGCCAAGAGCCTGCGCTCCAAGAGCGATGCCCAGCTGGCCGAGCTGCGGGCCATGGGCCTTGGCATCGTCTACATGGGCCTTGAGTCGGGCGACGACATGGTGCTGGCGGCCATGGGCAAGAACGGCAACAGCGCAACCATCGTGGAGCAGGGCAGGCGCGCCCGCCAGGCCGGGTTCAAGCTCAACGTCACGGTCATCAACGGACTGGGCGGGGTGGAGGGCTCGCTGGCCCATGCCCGTGCCACGGCCACGGCCCTGAACGCCATGGACCCGGATCAGATCGGCGCGCTGAGCCTGATGCTCGTACCCGGCACGCCGCTGCACGCCCGGCACGCCAGGGGGGAGTTCGTCCTGCCCGATGCGCACGGCATGCTGGCCGAGATTCGCGAGATGCTGGCCGGGTTGCACCTGACGCGGGGGTTGTTTCTGGCCAACCATGCGTCCAATTATCTGCCGCTCAAGGTGCGGCTGCCGTCAGGGAAAGACGCGGCGTTGGGAGAGATTGACGCCGCTCTGGCCGGGATGCGGCGGTTGCGGGGTGAGGGGGTCAGGCGGTTGTAA
- a CDS encoding PAS domain-containing hybrid sensor histidine kinase/response regulator, with protein MAFTLRPARPTSYVSMDETSRALLDSSMESSLVIDVSGYVLAANLMAANLYGMESVRELEQANIYDLLPRDSADSRRERFREAIDSVRALRFEEEVNGKSLVHSIVPVTNPWGEVSRLAINTLDLTELRRTDEDLRREQQRQIFFMESLPGIVYHLYPDRTIRYANRYFRKYFGSPRGKLCADALNCANTSCIGCPPMESMETDRTVEWDWTDARGRTFHLQCSPMTDSSGERMIMVLGIDITDRKRAEDALKLAHDKSEDKVRRRTRELERANEELTSKSARLVAAMKKADAATRAKSAFLANMSHEIRTPLNAVLGMAELALRVQDEARKNECLERVLEAGTSLLTVINDILDFSKIEARKLTLERIDFDLRDILRTALDMHRLHATDKGLGLTAEVGDDVPEAVLGDPGRLRQVLVNLVANAVKFTDAGGVTVRIGLAPDQPADLSGLAPGQPLRLRFEVADTGIGIPKRKRRAIFKSFLQADDSITRKHGGTGLGLAICKLLVELMHGSLDVESVEGEGSTFFGAVPDN; from the coding sequence ATGGCATTCACGCTCCGGCCCGCAAGGCCCACCTCATATGTCTCCATGGACGAGACCTCCAGGGCGCTCCTTGACTCCTCCATGGAGTCGTCGCTGGTCATCGATGTGAGCGGCTACGTGCTGGCCGCCAATCTCATGGCCGCCAATCTCTACGGCATGGAGTCGGTCAGGGAGCTTGAGCAGGCGAACATCTACGACCTGCTGCCCCGCGACTCGGCGGACTCGCGCCGCGAGCGGTTCAGGGAGGCCATAGACAGCGTCAGGGCGCTGCGTTTCGAGGAGGAGGTCAACGGCAAGTCTCTGGTCCATTCCATCGTGCCGGTGACCAACCCGTGGGGCGAGGTGTCGCGGCTGGCCATCAACACCCTGGACCTGACCGAGCTGCGGCGCACGGACGAGGATCTGCGCCGCGAGCAGCAGCGGCAGATATTCTTCATGGAGTCCCTGCCGGGCATTGTCTACCACCTCTATCCGGACCGGACCATCCGCTACGCCAACCGATATTTCCGCAAGTATTTCGGCAGCCCCAGGGGCAAGCTGTGCGCCGACGCCCTCAACTGCGCCAACACCTCCTGTATCGGGTGCCCGCCCATGGAGTCCATGGAGACCGACCGGACCGTGGAATGGGACTGGACCGACGCCAGGGGCCGCACCTTCCACCTGCAATGCAGCCCCATGACCGATTCGTCGGGCGAGCGCATGATCATGGTCCTTGGCATCGACATCACGGACCGCAAGCGGGCCGAGGACGCCCTCAAACTGGCCCACGACAAGTCCGAGGACAAGGTGCGCCGCCGCACCCGCGAGCTGGAGCGGGCCAACGAGGAGCTGACCAGCAAATCGGCCCGACTGGTGGCGGCCATGAAAAAGGCCGACGCGGCCACCAGGGCCAAGTCCGCCTTTCTGGCCAACATGAGCCACGAGATCCGCACGCCCCTCAACGCGGTGCTGGGCATGGCCGAGCTGGCTCTGCGCGTTCAGGACGAGGCGCGCAAGAACGAGTGCCTTGAGCGGGTGCTGGAGGCGGGCACCTCGCTGCTCACGGTCATCAACGACATCCTGGATTTCTCCAAGATCGAGGCGCGCAAGCTCACCCTTGAGCGCATTGATTTCGACCTGCGCGACATTCTGCGCACAGCCCTGGACATGCACCGGCTCCACGCCACGGACAAGGGGTTGGGCCTGACCGCCGAGGTGGGCGACGATGTGCCCGAGGCAGTGCTGGGCGATCCCGGCAGGCTGCGTCAGGTGCTGGTCAACCTGGTGGCCAACGCGGTCAAGTTCACCGATGCGGGCGGCGTCACCGTGCGCATCGGACTGGCCCCGGATCAGCCCGCAGACCTGTCCGGCCTCGCGCCCGGCCAGCCGCTCAGGCTCCGGTTCGAGGTGGCGGACACGGGCATCGGCATCCCCAAGCGAAAGCGGCGCGCCATCTTCAAGTCGTTTCTCCAGGCCGACGACTCCATCACCCGCAAGCATGGCGGCACGGGCCTGGGGCTTGCCATCTGCAAGCTGCTGGTGGAGCTGATGCACGGCAGCCTTGATGTCGAGAGCGTGGAGGGCGAGGGGAGCACATTCTTTGGGGCTGTGCCAGATAACTAG
- a CDS encoding IS1595 family transposase, giving the protein MRKSRLSKDKQLRLIEHFVAGTTARCAADLVGVNVKTAAYYFHRLREIIAEEESCEGMDFGEFEVDESYFGGKRKGKRGRGAAGKVPVFGILKRGGKVYTQVIPDAKGKTLLPIIQERIQPDSVVYSDCWYGYNVLDVSAFKHFRINHSKLFADSHNHINGIENFWNQAKRHMRKFNGIPTKHFSLFLKECEWRFNNSNPRSQFKQLKQWVRRYMG; this is encoded by the coding sequence ATGCGAAAAAGTCGTTTGAGCAAGGACAAGCAGCTTCGTTTAATCGAACATTTTGTTGCCGGCACGACAGCTCGTTGTGCTGCTGATCTGGTTGGTGTGAACGTCAAAACAGCCGCCTATTACTTTCACCGGCTCCGGGAAATCATAGCGGAAGAAGAGTCCTGTGAAGGGATGGATTTTGGCGAATTTGAGGTCGATGAAAGCTACTTCGGTGGCAAGCGAAAGGGCAAAAGAGGACGTGGGGCGGCTGGTAAGGTTCCTGTTTTTGGAATCCTTAAAAGGGGTGGGAAGGTATATACACAGGTGATTCCTGATGCAAAAGGTAAAACCTTGCTTCCCATTATTCAGGAAAGAATCCAGCCAGACAGTGTGGTTTACTCGGACTGCTGGTATGGCTACAATGTCCTCGATGTGTCAGCATTCAAACACTTCCGAATCAACCACTCGAAGCTGTTTGCAGATAGCCACAACCACATCAATGGAATCGAGAATTTTTGGAACCAGGCCAAACGCCATATGAGGAAATTCAACGGCATTCCAACCAAGCATTTTTCTCTGTTTTTAAAGGAATGCGAGTGGCGTTTTAATAACAGCAATCCGCGAAGTCAGTTTAAACAGCTGAAACAGTGGGTTAGAAGGTATATGGGCTAG
- a CDS encoding ISAs1 family transposase: MLKRLFRIAILITQRSYLVQPQKHNLIDILVIAVCAVIANAEGWEDIECFGITREKWLKTFLELPNGIPSHDTFARVFARLEPIELQQALSSWLSALQIEMRGKVVAFDGKTVRRSFDRATQKNSLHLVNAWLSQDNLILGQVKVDDKSNEITAIPKLLEMLHLEGAIVTIDAMGCQKAIAKQIGSKKADYVLAVKQNQPELYEYIDLLFNESKVNTSLLHQTRRTIDSGHGRIETREYSTIVGDDLLAGITGWDNLNAIGMVESKREVGNTISNEKRYFIMSINGHAQRFGDAVREHWGIENTVHWVLDVSFGEDQSRIRKDNSPENLSMLRKIALNCVKQESTKTSMKRKRKMAGWDNSFLIKVLTGN, translated from the coding sequence TTGCTCAAACGACTTTTTCGCATTGCCATACTGATAACCCAGAGGAGTTATCTGGTACAGCCCCAAAAACATAACCTTATTGACATACTGGTCATTGCCGTTTGCGCAGTTATTGCCAATGCTGAGGGGTGGGAGGATATAGAATGCTTTGGAATAACGAGGGAAAAATGGCTGAAAACATTTCTTGAGCTTCCAAATGGCATTCCATCCCACGACACGTTTGCGCGCGTCTTTGCCAGACTGGAGCCCATCGAATTGCAACAAGCGCTGTCGAGTTGGCTTTCGGCCCTACAGATCGAAATGCGCGGCAAAGTTGTGGCGTTTGATGGAAAGACGGTGCGGCGATCGTTCGATAGGGCAACGCAAAAAAACTCTCTTCATTTGGTCAACGCATGGCTTTCACAGGACAACCTTATCCTTGGCCAAGTGAAAGTGGATGACAAGTCGAATGAAATTACTGCAATCCCCAAGCTGCTTGAAATGCTGCATCTTGAAGGTGCAATTGTCACCATTGATGCCATGGGGTGCCAAAAAGCCATAGCCAAGCAGATCGGATCAAAAAAAGCCGACTATGTGCTTGCCGTAAAACAGAACCAGCCAGAACTTTATGAATATATTGATCTTTTGTTTAACGAGTCCAAGGTCAATACATCTTTGCTACATCAGACGCGCCGGACAATCGATTCCGGCCATGGCCGAATCGAAACCCGTGAATACAGCACCATTGTGGGTGACGATCTTCTGGCAGGAATAACAGGGTGGGACAATCTCAATGCCATCGGCATGGTTGAATCAAAACGCGAAGTTGGCAACACCATATCGAATGAAAAAAGATATTTCATCATGAGTATCAACGGGCACGCTCAACGTTTCGGCGATGCCGTCCGTGAGCACTGGGGGATAGAAAACACAGTCCATTGGGTGCTCGATGTCAGTTTCGGCGAGGACCAAAGTCGTATACGAAAGGATAATTCGCCGGAAAACCTCTCAATGTTGAGGAAAATAGCGCTCAATTGTGTGAAACAAGAGTCTACGAAAACCAGCATGAAGAGAAAGCGCAAAATGGCTGGCTGGGACAACTCGTTTCTTATCAAGGTGCTGACTGGAAATTAG
- a CDS encoding HAMP domain-containing methyl-accepting chemotaxis protein: protein MLKNLRLAMKLGFSFGTVLILAAVVAFVGWRGMLSVVDRVDKADDVSELVRLILECRRDEKNYIIRGDMKYANRVHDTVTTLINQAQTTKDKFVNPANQAQMDEVAASVAAYQQAFDALVTAIGNQTRIRSETTQAGHDLIALADGLIADSDDASLRSILSFMGLVDRAQMEARAYFLSRGKEDLALATGHLDEALALAGTLGHAPVAAAVERFRAVLDSYSLALAAEIQADGQMVDAARKAMEVCAVARADQKTLMLDEMNFSNMLLLAISCLSLLLGLIAAMTITRAITRPVLLGVAFAQTMSQGDFTRMLDIDQKDEIGMLARALNDMVTKLRGVVHQVQAATDNVASGSEELSATAFSLSQGATEQAASVEEVSATMEQMSGNIRQNADNARETETLAEKVYSDAEASGVAVNQAMAAMKHIAEKITVIEEIARQTNLLALNAAIEAARAGEHGKGFAVVAAEVRKLAERSGVAASEISELSSSTVSVADRAGAMLQQLVPDIRRTAELVQEITTSSTEMNTGADQINRAVQQLDQVIQLNASASEQMASTSEELSGQGQQLQQAMSFFMVETHEAAQQAKARQTPARPQGPMTAPRRTGSARQLPGATTGIALEMDADSGFERF from the coding sequence ATGTTGAAAAATCTTCGTTTGGCGATGAAGCTCGGTTTCAGTTTCGGTACGGTTCTCATTCTGGCTGCGGTTGTCGCCTTTGTCGGCTGGCGCGGGATGCTTTCCGTTGTCGACCGTGTGGACAAGGCCGACGATGTCAGCGAACTCGTCCGGCTCATCCTGGAGTGCAGGCGCGATGAAAAGAACTACATCATCCGTGGCGATATGAAATACGCCAATCGAGTACACGACACCGTCACGACATTGATCAATCAGGCGCAGACCACCAAGGACAAGTTCGTGAACCCTGCGAACCAGGCCCAGATGGACGAAGTCGCCGCCTCGGTCGCGGCATACCAGCAGGCTTTTGATGCGCTGGTAACAGCCATCGGCAACCAGACGCGCATCCGCAGCGAGACCACCCAGGCCGGGCACGACCTGATCGCCCTGGCTGACGGGCTCATCGCCGACAGCGACGATGCATCCCTTCGGTCCATCCTCTCCTTCATGGGGCTGGTGGACCGGGCCCAGATGGAGGCACGGGCGTATTTCCTCTCCCGCGGCAAGGAGGATCTCGCCCTGGCAACAGGCCATCTGGACGAAGCACTTGCCCTGGCAGGGACACTGGGCCACGCGCCCGTTGCCGCCGCAGTAGAGCGGTTCAGAGCCGTGCTCGACAGCTATAGCCTCGCCCTGGCTGCGGAAATCCAGGCGGACGGGCAAATGGTCGACGCTGCCAGAAAGGCCATGGAGGTCTGCGCTGTCGCGCGGGCGGACCAGAAGACGCTGATGCTCGACGAAATGAATTTTTCCAACATGCTGCTCCTTGCCATCTCTTGTTTGAGCCTGCTCTTGGGGCTGATCGCCGCCATGACCATCACCAGGGCCATCACCCGCCCGGTACTCCTTGGCGTGGCCTTTGCCCAGACCATGAGCCAGGGTGACTTCACCCGGATGCTCGACATCGACCAGAAGGACGAGATCGGCATGTTGGCCAGGGCGCTCAACGACATGGTCACCAAGCTGCGCGGAGTTGTGCATCAGGTGCAGGCGGCCACGGACAATGTGGCCTCCGGGTCTGAGGAGCTTTCCGCCACGGCATTTTCCCTTTCCCAGGGTGCTACCGAGCAGGCGGCCAGCGTGGAAGAGGTCTCTGCGACCATGGAACAAATGTCGGGCAATATCCGGCAAAACGCAGACAACGCACGGGAGACGGAGACCTTGGCCGAGAAGGTCTACAGCGATGCCGAAGCCAGTGGCGTGGCCGTGAATCAGGCCATGGCCGCCATGAAGCACATCGCCGAGAAGATCACCGTCATTGAGGAGATCGCCCGCCAGACCAACCTGCTCGCCCTGAACGCGGCTATCGAGGCCGCGCGCGCAGGCGAGCACGGCAAGGGATTCGCCGTGGTGGCCGCCGAGGTGCGCAAGCTGGCCGAGCGCAGCGGCGTGGCCGCCAGCGAAATCAGCGAGCTCTCCTCCTCCACAGTCTCGGTGGCAGACAGGGCGGGCGCAATGCTCCAGCAACTGGTGCCGGATATCAGGCGCACCGCCGAACTGGTACAGGAGATCACCACCTCCAGCACCGAGATGAACACGGGCGCCGACCAGATCAACAGAGCCGTGCAGCAGCTGGATCAGGTCATCCAGCTCAATGCCTCGGCCTCGGAGCAGATGGCCTCGACTTCCGAGGAATTGTCCGGCCAAGGGCAGCAGCTCCAGCAGGCCATGTCCTTCTTCATGGTTGAAACGCATGAGGCCGCCCAACAGGCCAAGGCGCGGCAGACGCCAGCCAGGCCTCAGGGACCAATGACCGCCCCCCGGCGCACTGGCAGTGCAAGGCAACTGCCCGGAGCCACAACCGGGATCGCCCTGGAAATGGATGCTGACAGCGGATTTGAACGCTTCTAG
- a CDS encoding PAS domain-containing sensor histidine kinase: MKAGKATIEALLNATEDSGILIDLDGRFIALNNEAARRRNTTVEALIGKSLYAYLDQTVAEQRRACIREVVMTKTPNCAEEWIGDRCYRVSFYPVIDDTGDVVQVASYSRDRTETKHHEAELIRAKEMAESASMAKTQFLSNMSHELRTPLNGILGISQVALGEPLDMETRNNFEMIHESGLRLLNVLNNLLDLAAIERRSIEPVVREFDLSGLLSSTRKSFSLQANLNRVELLFAVDPDLPCCWFGDEHRLGQILSNLISNSLQCTREGVVRVTVTGEGRRRSGRPDCAGWQDVRFVVEDTGPGIDEQFLSTIFDSFSIAEQVMTKRYSGAGVGLSIVRALVEMMGGSIRVQSCRGQGTEVAFFIPLAESGNDCGESGRLSPCLIIPGMKLANILVVDDDPINLFTTTRMLVRSGFSVREAANGAEALDILRSHAIDLILMDIQMPVMDGFQAASHIRNGEVPGVDRHIPIIALTAYGAHGDCDRFARHGINDFITKPISPSGLDSILARHLASA; encoded by the coding sequence ATGAAGGCAGGCAAGGCGACAATAGAGGCGCTTTTGAACGCGACCGAGGATTCGGGAATCCTCATAGATCTGGATGGCCGCTTCATCGCGCTGAACAATGAGGCTGCGCGCCGCAGGAACACGACCGTTGAGGCGTTGATCGGCAAGAGCCTCTATGCATACCTGGATCAGACGGTGGCCGAGCAGCGGAGGGCCTGCATCCGGGAGGTCGTCATGACCAAGACGCCCAATTGCGCCGAGGAGTGGATCGGCGACCGGTGCTACCGCGTCAGTTTCTACCCGGTGATCGACGATACCGGGGATGTGGTGCAGGTGGCGAGCTATTCGCGCGATCGCACCGAGACCAAGCACCATGAAGCCGAGCTGATCCGCGCCAAGGAGATGGCGGAGTCCGCCAGCATGGCCAAAACGCAATTCCTCTCAAACATGAGCCACGAACTCAGAACGCCGCTCAACGGTATCCTGGGGATTTCCCAGGTCGCCTTGGGCGAACCCCTGGATATGGAAACCAGAAACAACTTCGAGATGATACATGAAAGCGGGCTGAGGCTGCTCAACGTGCTGAACAACCTCTTGGATCTGGCGGCCATCGAAAGGCGTTCCATCGAGCCGGTGGTCAGGGAGTTCGATCTGTCCGGGCTGCTCTCCTCCACACGCAAATCCTTCTCGCTTCAGGCCAACCTGAACCGTGTCGAGTTGCTCTTCGCCGTGGACCCCGACCTGCCGTGCTGCTGGTTCGGCGACGAGCACCGGCTGGGGCAAATCCTTTCCAATCTCATCTCCAACTCGCTGCAATGCACGCGCGAGGGCGTTGTCAGAGTGACTGTGACCGGGGAAGGGCGCAGGCGGAGCGGCAGACCGGACTGCGCCGGTTGGCAGGATGTGCGCTTCGTCGTGGAGGACACCGGTCCGGGAATAGACGAACAGTTCCTCTCCACCATATTCGACAGTTTCAGCATCGCCGAGCAGGTCATGACCAAGCGATACAGCGGGGCGGGTGTGGGCCTGAGCATCGTCAGGGCTCTGGTCGAGATGATGGGCGGGTCCATCCGGGTGCAGTCCTGTCGTGGTCAGGGTACCGAGGTGGCTTTCTTCATACCTCTGGCAGAGTCGGGCAATGACTGCGGGGAATCCGGGAGGCTGTCGCCCTGTCTGATTATTCCCGGTATGAAGCTGGCCAATATCCTGGTGGTCGATGACGACCCTATCAACCTGTTCACGACCACGAGGATGCTTGTCCGCAGCGGCTTCAGCGTCCGCGAGGCGGCCAACGGGGCCGAGGCTTTGGATATCCTGCGCAGCCACGCCATCGACCTGATCCTCATGGATATCCAGATGCCGGTCATGGACGGGTTCCAGGCCGCGAGCCACATCCGCAATGGCGAGGTGCCTGGCGTGGATCGACATATCCCCATCATCGCCCTGACAGCCTACGGCGCGCATGGCGACTGCGACCGCTTTGCCCGGCACGGGATCAACGACTTCATCACCAAACCGATCTCCCCATCCGGGCTCGACAGCATCCTTGCTCGCCACCTGGCTTCGGCCTGA
- a CDS encoding sensor histidine kinase — MIDKKYSGLRWKIIGGTMAFSLIPLFAIGLFVHNDFQSAYHAKITKNLSTMVEDKQRALDMFLNERAAQLRTILYSHSPDSLADKTYLQNLFNATQTSAQSFVDMGFIDQQGAHLAYVGPFALGEVNYREAEWFQKTLLKGINISDVFMGFRKYPHFVIAVSRNENGKTWVLRATIDSDVFDRLVQAVQVGRRGDAFVVNENNLLQTHSRFLGPILETSPLPTQPRFKGVRVEHITLAGRNMFLGTTWLDSLRWRLVILEDPAEELSSLWRTTWLLVGVCLIGVLVIFLGATLMAQAIVRKVMLADREKAILDASLMQSSKMAALGKLAAGVAHEVNNPLTLIREGAGWLKDMLADEDPQTMKNHAEFARSLDMIELHVDRAREVTHRMLGFGRRMEPLQENVDLNVLAEQTIRFLRQEALHRNIAITTDMSGNLPRVTTDGNQLQQVILNILDNALDAVGQQGEIWVGTGTDDERDEVFLSIRDTGPGMPCETMEHIFEPFYTTKAVGEGTGLGLSICFSIIEKLGGHIEVQSAQGEGSTFTIRLPRQRA, encoded by the coding sequence ATGATCGACAAGAAATACTCGGGGCTTCGCTGGAAGATAATCGGCGGAACCATGGCTTTCTCCCTCATTCCCCTTTTTGCGATCGGGCTGTTCGTCCACAACGACTTCCAGAGTGCCTACCACGCCAAGATCACCAAGAACCTCTCCACCATGGTCGAGGACAAGCAGCGCGCGCTGGACATGTTCCTGAACGAGCGCGCCGCCCAGTTGCGGACCATTCTCTATTCCCACTCCCCTGACAGTCTGGCCGACAAGACCTATCTCCAGAATCTGTTCAACGCCACGCAAACCAGCGCGCAATCCTTTGTGGACATGGGGTTCATCGACCAGCAGGGGGCGCATCTGGCTTATGTCGGCCCCTTTGCGCTTGGCGAGGTCAACTACCGTGAGGCGGAATGGTTCCAGAAGACCCTGCTCAAGGGCATCAACATCAGCGACGTGTTCATGGGGTTTCGGAAGTATCCCCATTTTGTCATTGCCGTGTCCCGAAATGAGAATGGAAAGACCTGGGTGCTGCGGGCCACCATCGACTCGGATGTTTTCGACCGGCTGGTCCAGGCCGTCCAGGTGGGCCGCCGCGGCGACGCCTTTGTCGTCAACGAGAACAACCTGCTGCAAACCCATTCCCGCTTTCTGGGGCCGATCCTGGAGACTTCCCCGTTGCCGACCCAGCCGCGCTTCAAGGGAGTGCGGGTGGAGCATATAACCCTTGCGGGCCGGAACATGTTCCTTGGCACCACCTGGCTCGACAGCCTGCGCTGGCGGCTGGTCATTCTGGAGGATCCTGCCGAGGAGCTCTCGTCCCTGTGGCGGACCACATGGCTCCTGGTCGGTGTCTGTCTGATCGGGGTGCTCGTCATCTTCCTGGGCGCAACGCTCATGGCCCAGGCCATCGTGCGCAAGGTCATGCTGGCAGACCGGGAAAAGGCGATTCTTGACGCGTCCCTGATGCAGTCGAGCAAGATGGCCGCCCTGGGCAAGCTCGCGGCGGGTGTGGCCCATGAGGTCAACAATCCGCTGACCCTCATCCGCGAGGGCGCGGGCTGGCTCAAGGACATGCTCGCCGATGAAGATCCGCAGACCATGAAGAACCATGCCGAATTCGCTCGCAGCCTGGACATGATCGAGCTCCACGTAGACCGGGCTCGCGAGGTCACCCACCGCATGCTCGGCTTCGGGCGGCGCATGGAACCCCTGCAGGAGAACGTGGACCTCAATGTCCTGGCTGAGCAGACCATCCGTTTTCTGCGTCAGGAGGCCCTGCACCGCAATATCGCCATCACCACTGACATGTCCGGGAACCTGCCCAGGGTGACCACGGACGGCAATCAGTTGCAGCAGGTGATCCTGAACATCCTGGACAATGCGCTGGATGCCGTGGGCCAGCAGGGAGAGATATGGGTGGGCACCGGAACCGACGATGAGCGGGACGAGGTGTTCCTGAGCATCCGGGACACCGGGCCGGGCATGCCCTGCGAGACCATGGAACACATCTTCGAACCATTCTACACCACCAAGGCCGTGGGTGAGGGAACCGGACTCGGCCTCTCCATCTGCTTCAGCATCATTGAGAAGCTCGGCGGCCATATCGAGGTCCAAAGCGCGCAAGGCGAGGGATCGACATTCACCATCCGCCTGCCCAGACAGCGGGCGTGA
- a CDS encoding response regulator: protein MEDKITVLAVDDEPYFLELFANRFRRRGIEVLTAQNGKDALEILAAHSVDVVVLDVLMPGMDGIETLKEIKKRHPLMEVIMLTGHSSADMGLKGMRHGAYDYVMKPFRIDDLLGRIQRAHERRRLNLTCAGEQA, encoded by the coding sequence ATGGAAGACAAGATAACGGTCCTGGCCGTCGATGACGAGCCCTACTTTCTCGAACTGTTCGCCAACCGGTTCAGGCGGCGCGGCATCGAGGTGCTCACGGCACAAAACGGCAAGGACGCCCTTGAGATTCTCGCCGCGCATTCTGTGGACGTGGTCGTGCTCGACGTGCTCATGCCGGGCATGGACGGCATCGAGACCCTCAAGGAGATCAAGAAGCGCCACCCGCTCATGGAGGTCATCATGCTCACCGGGCACAGCTCGGCGGACATGGGGCTCAAGGGCATGCGCCACGGGGCATACGATTACGTCATGAAGCCGTTTCGCATCGACGACCTGCTGGGCCGCATCCAGCGTGCCCACGAACGCCGTCGGCTCAATCTGACCTGCGCCGGGGAACAGGCATGA